The following are from one region of the Cucumis sativus cultivar 9930 unplaced genomic scaffold, Cucumber_9930_V3 scaffold69, whole genome shotgun sequence genome:
- the LOC116406148 gene encoding uncharacterized protein LOC116406148 isoform X3, translating into MEEKDRDHHHRHHRRRDSPTPMKKAQVFYYISRNGRLEQPHFLEIPLFPNHPLRLKGTIKVDMCGTTCRKMTWFIPLKVMNTFSRHLNLLIFMPPVQVHIPNNNPRQPVQEPNLPTKTRKQQLAPTPLPHHPHSDLEYDEDEDYEYDDGDKNAGEPPGQLRLRPSRLDVPLRNGLP; encoded by the exons ATGGAGGAGAAAGACAGAGACCACCACCACCGTCACCACCGTCGCCGCGACTCTCCCACTCCGATGAAAAAAGCCCAAGTTTTTTACTATATCTCCAGAAACGGCCGTCTGGAACAACCCCATTTTCTCGAAATCCCTCTCTTCCCCAACCACCCTCTTCGTCTCAAAG GAACTATAAAAGTGGATATGTGTGGAACGACTTGTCGGAAAATGACGTGGTTTATCCCGCTGAAGGTTATGAATACGTTCTCAAGGCATCTCAACTTGTTGATCTTCATGCCTCCTGTG CAAGTACACATACCCAACAACAACCCAAGGCAACCGGTTCAAGAACCCAACCTCCCAACTAAAACTCGGAAACAGCAACTCGCACCCACTCCACTCCCCCACCACCCACATTCCGATTTAGAATACGACGAAGACGAAGATTACGAATACGACGATGGCGATAAGAACGCTGGGGAACCCCCGGGACAACTCAGACTCCGACCGAGTCGGCTCGATGTTCCACTTCGAAACGGTTTGCCTTGA
- the LOC116406148 gene encoding protein UPSTREAM OF FLC-like isoform X2: MEEKDRDHHHRHHRRRDSPTPMKKAQVFYYISRNGRLEQPHFLEIPLFPNHPLRLKDVLDRLAVLRGNAMPFLYSWSCKRNYKSGYVWNDLSENDVVYPAEGYEYVLKASQLVDLHASCEKLQQVHIPNNNPRQPVQEPNLPTKTRKQQLAPTPLPHHPHSDLEYDEDEDYEYDDGDKNAGEPPGQLRLRPSRLDVPLRNGLP, translated from the exons ATGGAGGAGAAAGACAGAGACCACCACCACCGTCACCACCGTCGCCGCGACTCTCCCACTCCGATGAAAAAAGCCCAAGTTTTTTACTATATCTCCAGAAACGGCCGTCTGGAACAACCCCATTTTCTCGAAATCCCTCTCTTCCCCAACCACCCTCTTCGTCTCAAAG ATGTTTTGGATCGGCTCGCTGTTCTCAGGGGCAACGCCATGCCTTTCCTCTATTCTTGGTCCTGTAAAAg GAACTATAAAAGTGGATATGTGTGGAACGACTTGTCGGAAAATGACGTGGTTTATCCCGCTGAAGGTTATGAATACGTTCTCAAGGCATCTCAACTTGTTGATCTTCATGCCTCCTGTG AAAAATTGCAGCAAGTACACATACCCAACAACAACCCAAGGCAACCGGTTCAAGAACCCAACCTCCCAACTAAAACTCGGAAACAGCAACTCGCACCCACTCCACTCCCCCACCACCCACATTCCGATTTAGAATACGACGAAGACGAAGATTACGAATACGACGATGGCGATAAGAACGCTGGGGAACCCCCGGGACAACTCAGACTCCGACCGAGTCGGCTCGATGTTCCACTTCGAAACGGTTTGCCTTGA
- the LOC116406148 gene encoding uncharacterized protein LOC116406148 isoform X1: MEEKDRDHHHRHHRRRDSPTPMKKAQVFYYISRNGRLEQPHFLEIPLFPNHPLRLKDVLDRLAVLRGNAMPFLYSWSCKRYKNEKEKGGKIKTGGSLFCKTTCRLASLRVLFIFIVWFILGTIKVDMCGTTCRKMTWFIPLKVMNTFSRHLNLLIFMPPVQVHIPNNNPRQPVQEPNLPTKTRKQQLAPTPLPHHPHSDLEYDEDEDYEYDDGDKNAGEPPGQLRLRPSRLDVPLRNGLP; encoded by the exons ATGGAGGAGAAAGACAGAGACCACCACCACCGTCACCACCGTCGCCGCGACTCTCCCACTCCGATGAAAAAAGCCCAAGTTTTTTACTATATCTCCAGAAACGGCCGTCTGGAACAACCCCATTTTCTCGAAATCCCTCTCTTCCCCAACCACCCTCTTCGTCTCAAAG ATGTTTTGGATCGGCTCGCTGTTCTCAGGGGCAACGCCATGCCTTTCCTCTATTCTTGGTCCTGTAAAAggtataaaaatgaaaaagagaaaggaggaaaaataaaaacagggGGTTCTCTGTTCTGTAAGACGACATGTCGTTTAGCGAGTCTCAgggttctttttatttttattgtttggtttattttagGAACTATAAAAGTGGATATGTGTGGAACGACTTGTCGGAAAATGACGTGGTTTATCCCGCTGAAGGTTATGAATACGTTCTCAAGGCATCTCAACTTGTTGATCTTCATGCCTCCTGTG CAAGTACACATACCCAACAACAACCCAAGGCAACCGGTTCAAGAACCCAACCTCCCAACTAAAACTCGGAAACAGCAACTCGCACCCACTCCACTCCCCCACCACCCACATTCCGATTTAGAATACGACGAAGACGAAGATTACGAATACGACGATGGCGATAAGAACGCTGGGGAACCCCCGGGACAACTCAGACTCCGACCGAGTCGGCTCGATGTTCCACTTCGAAACGGTTTGCCTTGA